The genomic interval AAGGCAAAAGATAACCACTACAAGTTGATGATCAAATACTCGTACAGAATAACATCATAGTCCGTCCATCTTGGAGCTCCTTTGCGTCAACGGCCCGGACTACGGGGAAAAAGACACAAGTTTTTACTGATGATCTGTTGAGCTAATCCTTACCAGGATAGAGGATGATGGAACATCGACTCTCCTCCAACTCCCGAGGCCTTATTCTCAGCTCAAAGTGGTAGGAGgggaacaaaaaagaaaaacgagaCCGAACATCTGTGTACAAAAAGAGAAGTCAAAATGTGATATCGATTTTGAAAGAGAGTTGAAGCATTGAAATCAAGCCTAATCAAGCCACAAGTGTGACTGATGACAAATCCTACAACAGCTAACTAGTGATCCACATTGAGTGATAGGagtacttgatttttttttccgcGTGTGGGCGacctcaaattttgacatcaaGTTTCACAAAAAGAAGCTGAGTCTAGCGTTTAGATGTCCATGTACCTGAAGGGGCAGAGGCAAATGCCCAAGTATTCTGTGAATTTGGAGCACAAGCAAGAAGCAACAGATATGTGCAAAACTTGCAACTCAAGTATTGCCTTTGCCAAGTgcctttttcttgcatagccTCGAAAAAAGTCTCCATAGACCACTCAATGGTAGAGATCTACAAATTTGAACCTAATTTGAATATTCCCTCTGCTGAGCttaaaaaagagaacaaaagtcTCGTTCCCACTTGAGGCCATAATAATCTTTAATTTTTTAGCGTTGAAAGAATGCGTGAAACATTTTGGACCTCAAAGTGATCCAAACATAAGTCAAGGATGCGCCTTTGCTTTTCGAAACCAATTCAAAGTTTCACATCTCTGCCATGTACAAATCCGTGGCAGATTGAGCGTCTGACTGTTCACAGAAGAGTGGAACACCATTCGAGCCTCTTTGGGCACAGCTTTCATTCAGAAAGCTGAAAGGGATGTGCAAAAGATCCTTGTCTGGAAAGAATCTACCGCAAAACGCGGAAGGAAACTTGGATGAATCTTCTTTCCCCAGGAAACCAACAACCACagccaaaaaatggcaagagaAATAATCCTCGGGTTTTCCAACGTGGTCTCAAGGCTCATGGGAACCAGGTGggttctcattttttttttttcaattgtgctcatgtatgatttttttttgtaacaaggGGACTGATCCTATGTTCTGACTACTCAACCAACCTACCAAGCTAGTAGCTAGCTAGCTATCAAGCAAGCATTGGGAACAAGGGAGGAAAGAGAGGCAAGTGAAAGAGAGGAACGCTGACATATTTTGTctcttttcgtcttgaattcgagaaagagaaaagatcaaatgagatttttttcaactcgATGATTTCcagtcaaaagaaaaaggaaaaatttcaaacaaatttaatCTTGCATATTTTAATGCGCTTTTAGGGGGTCGATCCGATCTTTCTCCTTGCAAAAAGTAGCACAATTCAGACGTTCACACAATCCGCACCGAATCTCTATTCACAGATTATTGGCTTCATTTCTACGACTGCAATCCGTGCGACCATCGCGGTTATCATTAATCTAACCATATTGCTGTTCTATTCATTATGAGCAGGATAACCATAATGTTCTTAGCAACACTATTGGTGGACATTCCCGGCATTCTACATTCATACAACAGCCCCGATGAGTGAGATACTCTTTTTCCCTTGGCAGTAATGGATGCAAAAGTGTGATAGAGGCCATTACGTGCGAGCTAGTCAGTGGGTTTCATGCTTCATCCAGGGATCATTTGTATCAGTTTTCGCTGTGCAAGCAATGGGTTGTGATTCTGCGGATCATTCGTTCATCTCGGGGAAAATACAAGGGAGAGAGGGACCAACCAGTCCCATCGATTATTTGAGGTTGAGTGATATTTCAAAGAGAACTTTAGTAAGGACATGATATATTTCATCGGAGTATCAGCTTTCTTGGCAAGTTTTTAGCCTTTTGGCCGATGTGCTTTCGAAACAGCTTTTAGACAAGGGAAACGATATGCGAAACATGTCCTTCTTGGGAGCTACATTCCGTACAAACGAGGTTTTCATTGGAGGCTTTAGTTCATCTTGGGCATCCTCCAAACCAAGGGCCACGAGGCAACGAGACATGacatctttttcttgatctgTTGCCTCCGAAAAAGAATAAACTTCAATATAAATAGTTTCATTCGATTGAATCGACTCAAAAGCTTCTCGAAAAGCATCTAAAAATTCTATAGCCAAGGCTGGCAGGTTCATAGTGACGTAAATCTTGCCCTCCGGCCCCTTATTTGCTATAACTTTGGGTAATTTTTGACGAATAAAGTCCCTTCCATCCATATTAAAACACTGCACACGCTCTGCcactttgttcaatttcacaTTATTCACCAACCACTTGTAAGATTCCGGATTAAGATCATTGGCCCACACCTGGATCCCCTTTTTCCCAGTAGGCACAGCAAATGGTCCAACCCCCGCGAAGCAATCAAACAATGTATCCCCCTTATGAAGCTTATCGATGATGCGCTCGTGTTCTGTGGAGAGACGAGGATTCCAATACACTTGAGAAAAATCCATCTGGAACTGACACCCACTCTCCTTGACCGTGACCATGAAATCATCTTCCCCGGCCAAGATCTCGTGCTGAAAATTCCTGAACTTATTATCAATACCAGTATTCTTGTTGATCACGGTCCGGATTTGAGGCGAGACTGAATTCAGTAGAATATGTCCAATGATTTCTTTCTTGGGCAGATGATGCTGCTTCAAGTTAACGTGTATGATGTGCCCAATCACGGAGTAGGACGAAAGACATGGGATGTTTTTGTCAACATCTTCGGTAACCGCCTTGAGCAAGTCCAGGGGTCGCCAATTCTTCAGAGTCAGCTCCAGATTGCAAGATTGAACCGAGTCAATCTGACAATTTTTCCTCAGCATCTCCTGATGGTTGGCATCAAAGTCGTCGAATGTTTGAATATAATCCGGATGAAGCAAGAGCTCTCTCTTGGGAGGGTCTGTAGCTGGTCGGATACAACATATGTGGGGTAGTTTGAGGGTATAGCGTTTCAGCACTTTAGCCACGGCGCTGATCATCTGCGGTTGAAGGGTGATGTAAGGAACCTGAAGCGAGACATTAAAAGCATTCGGGTCCCACTTTGTCAACCCGTAAACTCGTGAAGGGAGTTTGACTAGGCTATATTTGGGGCTCGGCAACGAGAAGAGGTTCATTTTGATCACTCAAAAGTCCTAGTATATTTGTCTTGGGAGTTTGGATTGTGTCGCCACGTGATATTTACAAACAAGCCAACAGCTGACGTGCACCGATAATTGGGGTTAGATGAGCGACTCTTTAGAGCATGATATCGGTGGACGAGCCTTGACGTAGCCTTGGAAACGAAGGCCATTAAATATCTGATGGCCAATGCCGTTGGTGCAGGATACAGACGAAAGGGACGTTTTTACTTTGGATTCACGAACAGGCGAAAGGTTAGGGAGAAAGTTGCTCTTACACGTCATCAATTCACTCCTTTTAGGCCGTTcattgaaataatattttagTTTATCCATCCATTTGCTTGAAGGTCAGTCCCCATGGCTCACGCCTCCAGTGGATCATCGGTCAGGTCAAGAAATGGGAAATCAACTGAAAAGGCCCCCCTTCTACCCCAAGGAACCACCAGAACCAAGTACATAAATCGCAATTGCAAACGAGCTCCTCGCGATCCAGCTTCCTCTGACTTGAACGATGTGGTCCGATTTGGTGGAAAAGACTACTTGGGTCGAATCAAAGAGCCCCAGGGTTGGCTCGCTGTAGCAGCCTTGTGTTTGTGCTTGGTGTTGTGTTTGGGGCTCCTGTACTACTGCTTTTTCTATTTCCACGAGTTTCATTTCCATCTGAGTCATGCTTACGCTAAATTGGGACATTCGCATGCTCAACATGTTGTGGCACAAAGGCTACTCCATGGCAAAGGGGTGGAAAAAGATGAGGTAAGATTTATTAGCAGGAGTCCTTCGCATTGCTGTCTTGCAAATGAATGGCTGGTTTCCTTGTCATCCATTAGGAATTGGCCATGAAGTGGTTCCGAAAAGCATCTGACAATGGCCATCCACATGCGGCTTACAACCTGGCCATTGGTCATCTACAAGGCATCAAGACTGATGTGTTTCCGGGAGAAGTTCATGATTTGATAAGGTGAGGGGCTTTCTCTCCATGTTTAAGAATCGTTGTTCAAGGTATTTGTATCATTCTAGGCACGCCCACGATAACGGTGTGAATGAGGCGTCTGATGTTTTGGTAAGTCGATCTACATACTGCTTACAAATAAATATGAGAGGGCAAGAACGGATAGCACAAATCTCTACCGTTTTGTTCTTTCAGCACAATGCTTGCCGAAATGGACAATGCGACGATTAAGCAACGTAAAGCTACACAGAACTAATTATATTGATTCGcttatgaatgaatgatgcaaatacatttcagaaaatgaaagtttgaAGACACGGACATTCAATGTGCGAATTTATTCTTGGTTTTGTACCTGATACATCACATTTAAGTCTTCTTCCGCTTACCCTCCCTTTCCCCAAATTGCCGCTTCATAATGTACTTTCTTGGTGACGGTGGTAGTCTTTATCGATTGTTGGATTTTCGTCTTCAAGGTGAAGTGCTATTTCGGTCTTTGGTTCTTTGGTAGTAAGGTTATGCTGGTGTAGTTGGGAgattactgtattgattaaGTAGGTTCGTTCGTGCTTTGTTTGTCATAGCATTTGGGGACTGATATCATGCAACAATGTCCAATTGCGCCAGAACTCCTCAAATCCCATCCAAGCTCAGAAGCAAAGGGTGTCAAGGATTCAGGCCAACTTGATGGAGGCCCAATTATTTTCTAGGTTCCACAGGAGGCTCCATTGGATCAGTAGTCAAAATCCCTGAAAATGCGTTTGATCATTCCAGATTGAGTTGGTCCGTTGGCAAGGTTGACGATCCTCCCGTGTCCTCTTGAATAGCTTGTCCGTGTTGGATCCAATTGATAATACGAGAGTTCTTCTGAGATCGATCCACCGTCGTTTCAACGCCATGCTGTAGCAGGGTATAAAGGACTTTGTTCTTCTCGACCGCATTGGAATGTACACTTTGGAAGCTGCCCATGGTCAATTGCGAGATGCCGTCCGAAATCTGTTTGGGATCGGATCCCGATCCGTTGAATGGAGATTTGGGCACCTTCTTCAACCATTTGTCGTCAGTGTACTTGGGAATTTCATGGAGGAGAAGACGTTTAGCTGGATCCACATCCATAAGCTTGCGGAAGAGCTTCTGGGATCGAGTCGTCatgggtttgaaatgtttcggAGGCTTGCTTGTCTTTTTGCTCCGCCAAGCGAAGAACTCTGAATAGTAAGGATCCGTCACATCCGCTCTTTGCCACGGCAGGATCCCGAAAAGACAAAAGAACAGAACAATCCCAAACTGGAAGACGTCTTGGACTTTATCGACTTGATAGTACTCATTCGCATGCTTGGCTACCAACTCCGGTGGACAATAGGGCAGTAActcatttttctttatcaCGATGTCACCCTGTGAGCGAACAGCACCAAAGTCACAGAGCTTAACCCAACTGAAGTCGGACTTGAAAACAAGGACACTGTCTAGCTTGACGTCCAAATGGCAGAGCTTCTTGGAATGCACCCACTCCAAAGCCGATCCGATCTGTTTGGCCACGCGTTTAGTGTTCATCTCGCCAATGCCCCGATCGCTCACATTGGAGGTGAGATCGCCTAGCGGAGCGTACTCAGTAGCGAACATGTAATAATCCTTTGCTTGGAAAACCACATCAAATATGGTGAGAACATTGGGATGGGCGGAGAGCAAGTAGGAGTGCTGGTACTCGCGCCAAAAGTCGTCCACACTCACGGTCTTCGAATTGATGGCCTTCAAGACAATCTCTTGTCGAGTCTCGCGGTGTTCCGCTAGATAGACACGAGAAAACCAACCCTCACCTATGGTTTGAACAATGTCGTATTCCTTGTCCACATCCAACTACAAATGAGAGGTCAAGTTAGACACTTGCTTCcttataggggatgtcaagtaaaggaaaatcaaggaaaaatgtggtccagcaccctgattttttgcattttggggagagagaactaagacaaacatcacagtcaactcgcaccattcgcccattgaatttttgataatcgagtgattttgagcgagttgtgttacaaaactctactaaatgagcatgatTGGTGTTAACCAGTGAACGCTCTATCAAATTGGCACAATACcccaatgctaattgcctagacaagcatgtaaaatggaaaagatgtcaaaatccaatacatgcacagtgcggtttggctgggcatgttgtctttgattttacgccatggaataacgtcagttgtccatgaacgcgttttcttgactagccctataaaTGACTATTGGTAAGTTAACTTGAAATTAATGCACTGAAGTAGCGAAAGCCTCAACTAATCATTATTGGAAGCGCCAGTTCAAGCAAGGCTATAAATAAAATGATGTTATATTACCTTTTTCAATGGGATGGAGAAATCTAAtacatgcacagtgcggtttggctgggcatgttgtctttgattttacgccatggaataacgtcagttgtccatgaacgcgttttcttgactagccctataaaTGACTATTGGTAAGTTAACTTGAAATTAATGCACTGAAGTAGCGAAAGCCTCAACTAATCATTATTGGAAGCGCCAGTTCAAGCAAGGCTATAAATAAAATGATGTTATATTACCTTTTTCAATGGGATGGAGAAATCTCCACTATTCGATAGCTTCATGTTTGACGTGGTTGCGACGGAAGAGAGGCTGGAATCGAATTCGAGTGTGCCCGTGGACTCTGTGCTCAAACTTCCGCCTGAAGTGCCTAATCCTCGAATCTTGGAGGTGGTTCGTGGTTTGGTCATGTTAGGCTCAAGATTGTCATGAAACGCCTCGCCAATACTTATCCCTGAGTCTTTCTTGATGGGAGACTGCGGCACTGAAGGTGGAGGGCCTTTCCGATTTCTGAACGATCCCTTCTTCTCAGAATAACCATCTTTGCTTGACACGTTTGGAGTGCTTTTGGTGACCACCGTTCTGGAAAGCCTTTGCGAATTATTATGAACTTTCGAAAATAACGAGTCCGAAGAACCCCGCAGGGGTGAGGTTGAATTTCCTAGAAGCGTTCTGAATGAGCCTTTTCTGTCAAGGAGTGAGGATGCAAATGACTTGAGAGAGCCTCTTCTCTCCTGTTGATTTTGTGACGACAACTTGGAGAGTGTTGCAGGATCACGAAACGAAGATCTCCTCGGGAGATTGGGAGTGGTAGAGCCCGCTCCGTGGGTTTGATCTGAGGGCGAGAGCGCACTTGGAGGCGAGAGAGGCTGTTTGTTGGTTTTGGGACTACTGCAACCGTTTGGTTGGACCCACTCAGCTGTCGCGCTCTTGAGAAGTGTATCCAAAGAAGGAGGGACAGAGCccccaacaccaccaccattaccACAATTCCCGCTCACATCGGTACTCTGACGAAACGTGGATCTGAAGCTGTTGGGCCTGCTTCTCGCCGCCTTGGGGGGAAGGCCTTTCCTCTGTGAACAAGGTGTATATGCACTTTTGTTGCCTTCGCCGCTCAGGGGCAGTGGCACCACTCTAGTTCTGGGCGGGGATGTGGGAGGCAAGTCCCCCTCAGGAGGAGAGAAAATCGACTGGCTGGTATGATGCGGCTCAGACGGAACAGTCCGATGTGGACTTGAAGTTGCAACACAATCCTTTTTGCTGGCCTCGTTCTCTTGGTGTTCCTCTGCGATCCACTCCTTGACACCTGGTCGCAattcttcttggtctttgtCTGCATTTAGTATGGACTCTGACGTCACTGTTTGTGAGCGGATGGTCTCGCTACTCGCACTACTATAAGCGCTACTTAGCGACCTCACGCCATCCTCGAGTTCCACCATGCCATCATTATGATTGCCTCCACCCACAAACCCTCTGCCCTCGTCCGAGGAACCCGAGAGCGATTGTTCCAACGAAGGCATGAGCACCGATTTTGGTATAAATTGAACCTCTTCGTGACGATGTTGAAAATTTCAACTACTTTTGTCACATGGGTATACTGCGACATTCGTTCAATTCGCCATCTTTTCCTATACTACCTTGGCACACTTGAGGCCAGAGGTGGGACTGAAAATGTTGGGTTGCTGTCACCAACACCCAAAGCGTGGACGTGACAAGCTCGAGCTATACCGTAGTATGTGTCTGAGCCACCTATTTCGATTGAAAGTGCGAAGTGCAACTACCTAGTACGAGTACTACaatgtacgtactcgtacgtgCATAGTATGCTTAGAACATCTAGGACAAGTTCCATAGTAGACAACTTCACGTGTGTACAGTACTGTAGATGTGGGAGGGTTAGAGAAAGCCACCTTCAAAGAAAGGCCAGCCGCATTTCAGTGTGTATGGACCGATCCTGCGTCCCATATTCACTTATGGTGAGTTATGGGATCAATCCCAGCGTCTAACTGGACAGCGAATATTTCTACGAGATAACAAATTCACTTCTTTGACGTTGACAATAAAATATCGTGTATGGCGTTAAAAAGAGTCTGAGGACCCAAAACAACTCTGCTTTTCAAGCTATGGGGTGCAATTCATCATTACTTGAGCAAGAACAAACTGAGTAATGATAGGACCAAGGTCCAACAACCGATCCCAGCTCAATGCCTGAGTTTCATGGGAAATGAAAACATGGTGAGGCGTAGGCTAGTTCCGAACGTGTAAGTGGGATTCGTGTAATCGAAGAAAAACACCATACCGAGCACTCTCGGTGGAAAAGGTGGAAAACATCATTCAAATAGGCCCGAGGCCGATAGAGACCGATAAGAAGGCCTGTCCGGGCTGAAAGAGATAGATCGCAAGGGACATAAGGCAAATGCGATTGAGCAGCCATGATTTACATTCGAAAT from Tigriopus californicus strain San Diego chromosome 5, Tcal_SD_v2.1, whole genome shotgun sequence carries:
- the LOC131881257 gene encoding uncharacterized protein LOC131881257 isoform X3 codes for the protein MAREIILGFSNVVSRLMGTRSVPMAHASSGSSVRSRNGKSTEKAPLLPQGTTRTKYINRNCKRAPRDPASSDLNDVVRFGGKDYLGRIKEPQGWLAVAALCLCLVLCLGLLYYCFFYFHEFHFHLSHAYAKLGHSHAQHVVAQRLLHGKGVEKDEELAMKWFRKASDNGHPHAAYNLAIGHLQGIKTDVFPGEVHDLIRHAHDNGVNEASDVLHNACRNGQCDD
- the LOC131881257 gene encoding uncharacterized protein LOC131881257 isoform X1, which codes for MGCDSADHSFISGKIQGREGPTSPIDYLRSVPMAHASSGSSVRSRNGKSTEKAPLLPQGTTRTKYINRNCKRAPRDPASSDLNDVVRFGGKDYLGRIKEPQGWLAVAALCLCLVLCLGLLYYCFFYFHEFHFHLSHAYAKLGHSHAQHVVAQRLLHGKGVEKDEELAMKWFRKASDNGHPHAAYNLAIGHLQGIKTDVFPGEVHDLIRHAHDNGVNEASDVLHNACRNGQCDD
- the LOC131881256 gene encoding tRNA (guanine(37)-N1)-methyltransferase-like, coding for MNLFSLPSPKYSLVKLPSRVYGLTKWDPNAFNVSLQVPYITLQPQMISAVAKVLKRYTLKLPHICCIRPATDPPKRELLLHPDYIQTFDDFDANHQEMLRKNCQIDSVQSCNLELTLKNWRPLDLLKAVTEDVDKNIPCLSSYSVIGHIIHVNLKQHHLPKKEIIGHILLNSVSPQIRTVINKNTGIDNKFRNFQHEILAGEDDFMVTVKESGCQFQMDFSQVYWNPRLSTEHERIIDKLHKGDTLFDCFAGVGPFAVPTGKKGIQVWANDLNPESYKWLVNNVKLNKVAERVQCFNMDGRDFIRQKLPKVIANKGPEGKIYVTMNLPALAIEFLDAFREAFESIQSNETIYIEVYSFSEATDQEKDVMSRCLVALGLEDAQDELKPPMKTSFVRNVAPKKDMFRISFPLSKSCFESTSAKRLKTCQES
- the LOC131881257 gene encoding uncharacterized protein LOC131881257 isoform X2, which gives rise to MPLVQDTDERDVFTLDSRTGERSVPMAHASSGSSVRSRNGKSTEKAPLLPQGTTRTKYINRNCKRAPRDPASSDLNDVVRFGGKDYLGRIKEPQGWLAVAALCLCLVLCLGLLYYCFFYFHEFHFHLSHAYAKLGHSHAQHVVAQRLLHGKGVEKDEELAMKWFRKASDNGHPHAAYNLAIGHLQGIKTDVFPGEVHDLIRHAHDNGVNEASDVLHNACRNGQCDD
- the LOC131881254 gene encoding uncharacterized protein LOC131881254: MPSLEQSLSGSSDEGRGFVGGGNHNDGMVELEDGVRSLSSAYSSASSETIRSQTVTSESILNADKDQEELRPGVKEWIAEEHQENEASKKDCVATSSPHRTVPSEPHHTSQSIFSPPEGDLPPTSPPRTRVVPLPLSGEGNKSAYTPCSQRKGLPPKAARSRPNSFRSTFRQSTDVSGNCGNGGGVGGSVPPSLDTLLKSATAEWVQPNGCSSPKTNKQPLSPPSALSPSDQTHGAGSTTPNLPRRSSFRDPATLSKLSSQNQQERRGSLKSFASSLLDRKGSFRTLLGNSTSPLRGSSDSLFSKVHNNSQRLSRTVVTKSTPNVSSKDGYSEKKGSFRNRKGPPPSVPQSPIKKDSGISIGEAFHDNLEPNMTKPRTTSKIRGLGTSGGSLSTESTGTLEFDSSLSSVATTSNMKLSNSGDFSIPLKKLDVDKEYDIVQTIGEGWFSRVYLAEHRETRQEIVLKAINSKTVSVDDFWREYQHSYLLSAHPNVLTIFDVVFQAKDYYMFATEYAPLGDLTSNVSDRGIGEMNTKRVAKQIGSALEWVHSKKLCHLDVKLDSVLVFKSDFSWVKLCDFGAVRSQGDIVIKKNELLPYCPPELVAKHANEYYQVDKVQDVFQFGIVLFFCLFGILPWQRADVTDPYYSEFFAWRSKKTSKPPKHFKPMTTRSQKLFRKLMDVDPAKRLLLHEIPKYTDDKWLKKVPKSPFNGSGSDPKQISDGISQLTMGSFQSVHSNAVEKNKVLYTLLQHGVETTVDRSQKNSRIINWIQHGQAIQEDTGGSSTLPTDQLNLE